In Halovivax gelatinilyticus, the following are encoded in one genomic region:
- a CDS encoding DEAD/DEAH box helicase, translated as MTKLNEVEEVRDPQSFVSEHTIERKGPFVEFVDAPAFHDESAATFLGELGYDDAIVDAIAEELFGGNPDGKLYEHQARTIEAIETEPGDNVLAVPTASGKTEAFFLPILNSCLSSDEPGLKAAILYPMKTLGSDQFNRFITYLDQINRNRSPENRITIGIWDSDTPARVGTRDWEIEEGTYVRGLIDPRDPNEKLRILSDSAVGTNDNTYSWIKVTRENIRQGVDILLTNPEALDYMFVNDKTETREILGDQPGDQPLEHIVFDEAHVWSGIQGAAISLLSRRLKSFYADNDPQVTMVSATVDNPAELAASLTGSEKETINRVEFTGRQFSIRGTPHFDRLAASGLDDLVHALAVGRLNTTDPEAVVLEHGLENAIATLREISLLERGRIEPASTAPEWVFEPIDDTAATLLESGAASGTDELLRSEECRDALVEAAIESGGFASGWYDFVLQEVPEVAAFTEWFDRDTTGEVGFRSYDALVEEAKREGVSNPEGVLGTVMAFGRLAGIVTEKYHVFLKPPHRVHWCRKCGALSRDNRCRECEAAPIPEIQFCRKGTCHEPHVAVEEETGEEQFVPIRGGSGDDCPGCGGSPRLTDIGVPTSSLLSYMLSEVCRVSPSKKTLVFSDSHSAAESVGDEIIGTEYGLMAQTLYLQELIDAGGEANQFDLFRAVANTLREEYWEPLVQDNLDEDAEAYNFLVPLREDIETHAYLSNCTALFDSALVTADVVAEMDDPVEITVAHALYKRLVLDNASFQYSGVKIDGLTREKILDRLDGDLLVDRVRIDEILDDILGEFLETGIISISTHESLKRAVEKANLTEDEKRTKIGDYLQAAREDVEQREIVEGPADSGVVTRNVREDESSLVLLSEAAFCGDCYASFPTTDEGDAVEFCQECGEAIDTYQRFSETDDGKLVADPGYAEVDSGWEYAVDHWAHDVTEPIRNGAEAKFVSVGIHKGNISSAIRGAIEEGFRKDPPEINVVSSTPTMELGVDIGSLDTVAQVGVPPTLTNYVQRSGRTGRTRGSSSLVMTVVRGQHPVDGHYYANLDNYLGGFEPVRIPDPEDFDEVLAGHVVTEVFAYLARNPHEDNVFELTYRLSEPKLENLEKFVSGVEENLFILREFIQEEMDDVLREYVRGIFGDRGVQVYEQVFFEDGPLGLSRRVEQTFSRLRGMSSGATTNRDLTSNTSRLDQWLSKLGYLANYRSFGQNFPVKFSGDHDEISFEGSGRLYDMYPGEENDLGGMVSLHGTEYIVEDVRGTPQPLTEVAVCDNAECDRRFRSFDPDEVTCPHCDSELVVSDIHGVSSVECSLAKGGRRLYRTHAQMSTYVRPTDAERERLETSIFGIDCSVEYGQFELTDFVYAFERGHSASPSTEILRSQALIEKDEGETSKSGLSWRDRLEQAQEEMYRPVGQQHHTQGLRLEFDREEVSERYDAVTHPTASWPQLLTSLEQALDRAIPVVVKCDRSDYRVKASVSEDAVEVSIVDGRQGGNGIGWHVYENLDEVADHVVDVADCQRCVDYCDECLLLSRTPSHYLENELLDHRTLSAIVDEGGS; from the coding sequence ATGACCAAGCTCAACGAAGTCGAGGAGGTCAGGGATCCCCAATCGTTCGTCTCCGAGCACACCATCGAGCGAAAGGGTCCATTCGTCGAATTCGTTGACGCTCCGGCGTTTCACGACGAGTCAGCGGCCACGTTCCTGGGCGAGCTCGGCTACGACGATGCCATCGTCGACGCAATCGCTGAGGAGCTGTTTGGTGGTAATCCGGACGGTAAGCTGTACGAGCACCAGGCCCGCACAATCGAGGCAATCGAAACCGAACCCGGAGACAACGTACTCGCCGTTCCAACGGCATCCGGTAAGACCGAGGCATTCTTCCTCCCTATTCTCAACTCGTGTCTATCGAGTGACGAACCCGGTCTGAAAGCGGCAATCCTCTATCCGATGAAAACGTTGGGTTCGGACCAGTTCAACCGGTTTATCACGTACCTCGACCAGATTAATCGGAACCGATCGCCTGAAAACCGCATCACCATCGGAATCTGGGACTCCGACACTCCCGCTCGCGTCGGAACCCGCGATTGGGAAATCGAAGAGGGGACCTACGTACGGGGTTTAATCGATCCACGTGACCCCAACGAGAAACTTCGAATCCTGAGCGACTCCGCCGTCGGGACGAACGATAACACCTACTCGTGGATCAAGGTGACAAGGGAAAACATCAGACAAGGTGTCGACATCCTGCTCACCAATCCTGAGGCGCTCGACTACATGTTCGTCAACGACAAAACAGAAACGAGGGAAATTCTGGGCGATCAACCCGGTGACCAGCCGCTTGAACACATCGTCTTCGACGAGGCCCATGTCTGGAGCGGTATCCAGGGAGCGGCAATCTCTCTTCTCTCTCGTCGGTTGAAGTCGTTTTACGCCGACAACGATCCTCAGGTTACGATGGTGTCCGCGACAGTCGACAATCCCGCCGAACTCGCCGCCTCGCTCACCGGAAGCGAGAAGGAGACGATTAACCGCGTCGAATTCACCGGACGGCAGTTCTCGATCAGAGGAACGCCCCATTTCGATCGACTCGCAGCCAGCGGACTGGACGACCTCGTCCACGCATTGGCTGTTGGACGGTTAAATACGACAGATCCCGAAGCGGTCGTCTTAGAGCACGGCCTCGAAAACGCGATCGCGACACTTCGTGAGATCAGTCTCCTGGAACGAGGGCGTATCGAACCGGCGTCGACCGCCCCCGAGTGGGTGTTCGAGCCGATAGACGACACAGCGGCCACACTCCTCGAATCGGGGGCGGCATCAGGTACGGACGAACTTCTTCGATCGGAAGAGTGCCGCGACGCCCTGGTGGAAGCGGCTATTGAGTCCGGTGGCTTCGCGAGCGGCTGGTACGACTTTGTCCTCCAGGAGGTTCCGGAGGTGGCCGCGTTCACCGAGTGGTTCGATCGGGATACCACCGGTGAAGTCGGTTTTCGGTCGTACGATGCGCTGGTGGAGGAGGCCAAACGTGAGGGCGTATCGAACCCAGAGGGCGTGCTGGGGACCGTGATGGCCTTCGGTCGGCTCGCCGGCATCGTCACCGAAAAGTACCACGTGTTCCTCAAGCCACCGCATCGCGTCCACTGGTGCAGGAAATGCGGCGCGCTCTCGCGAGATAATCGGTGTCGGGAGTGCGAAGCCGCACCCATTCCTGAAATCCAATTCTGCCGCAAAGGGACGTGTCACGAACCTCACGTCGCGGTGGAGGAGGAGACCGGTGAGGAACAGTTCGTCCCTATCCGGGGCGGGTCCGGCGACGACTGCCCCGGTTGCGGTGGGTCGCCCCGGTTGACCGATATCGGTGTTCCGACATCCTCGCTACTGTCATATATGCTATCCGAGGTTTGTCGTGTGTCGCCATCGAAGAAGACGCTCGTCTTCTCGGACTCCCACAGCGCAGCGGAGAGTGTCGGTGATGAGATTATCGGCACGGAGTACGGACTCATGGCCCAGACATTATACCTACAAGAGCTGATCGACGCTGGTGGAGAAGCCAACCAATTCGATCTGTTCAGGGCGGTCGCCAACACACTCCGGGAGGAATACTGGGAGCCGCTCGTTCAGGATAATCTCGACGAGGACGCAGAGGCCTACAACTTCCTTGTCCCATTGCGTGAAGACATCGAGACACACGCGTACCTCTCGAACTGTACGGCGCTTTTCGACAGCGCGCTCGTAACCGCGGACGTCGTTGCCGAAATGGATGACCCGGTCGAAATCACGGTCGCTCACGCGCTCTACAAACGGCTCGTACTCGACAATGCATCGTTCCAGTACTCCGGCGTGAAGATCGACGGCCTGACTCGAGAGAAGATTCTCGACCGATTGGATGGAGACTTGCTGGTGGACCGCGTCCGCATCGACGAGATACTGGACGATATTCTCGGCGAGTTCCTCGAAACCGGAATCATCTCAATTTCGACACACGAGTCGCTAAAGAGGGCAGTGGAGAAGGCCAACCTCACCGAGGATGAAAAGCGGACAAAGATTGGAGACTACCTCCAAGCGGCACGCGAGGATGTAGAGCAGCGGGAGATCGTCGAGGGACCGGCCGATAGCGGGGTGGTCACCCGAAACGTTCGCGAGGATGAATCGTCGCTCGTTCTACTATCCGAGGCGGCTTTCTGCGGCGACTGTTACGCTTCGTTCCCGACGACAGACGAGGGAGATGCTGTCGAATTCTGCCAGGAGTGCGGGGAAGCCATCGACACGTACCAGCGTTTTTCCGAAACTGATGACGGAAAACTCGTCGCGGACCCCGGTTACGCTGAGGTCGATTCTGGCTGGGAGTACGCCGTTGACCACTGGGCGCACGACGTGACGGAACCGATTCGAAACGGCGCAGAGGCAAAGTTCGTCTCCGTAGGTATTCACAAGGGGAACATTTCCTCGGCAATTCGCGGCGCCATCGAAGAGGGTTTTCGAAAGGATCCCCCGGAGATCAACGTCGTCAGTTCGACGCCGACGATGGAACTCGGTGTCGACATCGGGAGTCTCGACACGGTCGCGCAGGTCGGGGTTCCACCAACGCTAACGAACTACGTGCAGCGCTCGGGGCGAACCGGGCGTACCCGTGGAAGCTCCTCGCTAGTCATGACCGTAGTTCGCGGCCAGCACCCCGTCGACGGTCATTATTACGCGAATTTGGATAATTATCTCGGGGGCTTCGAACCGGTGCGAATTCCGGACCCAGAGGACTTCGACGAAGTACTGGCGGGCCACGTCGTCACGGAGGTTTTCGCCTACCTCGCCCGGAACCCACACGAAGACAACGTCTTCGAACTGACGTACAGACTCTCCGAACCGAAACTCGAAAACCTCGAGAAGTTCGTCAGCGGAGTCGAAGAGAACCTCTTCATTCTCCGAGAGTTCATCCAGGAGGAGATGGACGACGTCCTCCGTGAATACGTGCGTGGGATCTTCGGCGACAGAGGGGTGCAGGTATACGAACAGGTGTTCTTCGAGGACGGGCCGCTGGGGCTCTCTCGCCGCGTCGAGCAGACTTTCTCTCGGTTGCGAGGAATGTCGTCCGGTGCGACGACGAACCGCGACCTCACGAGCAACACCTCTCGACTCGACCAGTGGTTGAGTAAACTCGGCTACCTCGCGAACTACCGAAGCTTCGGCCAGAACTTCCCCGTGAAGTTCAGCGGAGATCATGACGAAATCTCCTTCGAGGGGAGTGGCCGGCTGTATGATATGTATCCGGGCGAGGAGAACGATCTCGGTGGGATGGTGTCGCTACACGGCACAGAGTACATCGTAGAGGACGTTCGTGGAACGCCGCAGCCGTTGACGGAGGTCGCGGTCTGCGACAACGCAGAGTGCGACCGACGATTCCGGAGTTTCGACCCCGACGAGGTGACCTGTCCGCACTGCGATTCTGAGCTGGTTGTGAGCGATATTCACGGAGTGTCATCCGTCGAGTGCTCGCTTGCGAAAGGCGGACGCCGTCTCTACCGGACGCACGCGCAGATGTCGACGTACGTTCGACCTACCGACGCAGAACGGGAGCGGTTGGAGACGAGCATATTCGGGATTGACTGCTCCGTCGAGTACGGGCAGTTCGAACTGACGGACTTCGTCTACGCGTTCGAGCGTGGCCACTCGGCCAGTCCGTCGACGGAGATACTCCGATCGCAGGCCCTTATCGAAAAAGACGAGGGAGAGACCTCGAAGAGCGGACTCTCTTGGCGTGACCGACTCGAACAGGCCCAAGAAGAGATGTATCGACCGGTGGGGCAACAACATCACACGCAGGGGCTTCGACTCGAGTTCGACCGGGAGGAGGTATCCGAACGATACGATGCAGTCACCCACCCGACCGCGTCGTGGCCACAGCTATTGACCAGTCTCGAACAGGCGCTTGACCGAGCGATCCCCGTGGTCGTCAAGTGTGACAGATCCGACTACCGGGTCAAGGCGTCCGTCTCCGAGGATGCCGTCGAGGTCTCCATAGTGGACGGGCGTCAGGGCGGAAACGGGATCGGTTGGCACGTCTACGAGAATCTCGACGAGGTCGCAGACCATGTCGTGGATGTCGCCGACTGTCAACGGTGCGTTGACTACTGCGACGAGTGTCTACTCCTCTCTCGGACGCCCAGCCACTACCTCGAGAACGAGTTGCTCGACCATCGGACGCTAAGCGCCATCGTCGATGAGGGGGGATCGTGA
- a CDS encoding AAA domain-containing protein yields MRDPDAKDEVEKELLAEFIDKLEAAIGRVRPDLSNEGLRSEEGLFHMYPYSERQREWLVDATRRHEGDPVADAVRTLLGYRQDIDQEIVSVLREEFRARHAFRYPGLGLFQTVAQFYDISKERDFGWEDVRDETETPLKRVFDLGFFEVALPIEEFADRVFPNSDNGLVVPPDRFHGHYPVIERHRDTMPLEYLYAAEEFDVLDEDWASDEAAVAEIVRYRHHEGDDSPRVCLSDIEDLIHTICNAFEYIERCIRYKNAGVTKEPINLESLTANSLGESALQRTLVEYQQLEHGSKRRALEYRYRQPLAERVAAGQTIPFEVTNPPENRENFEKKNTVEGEILRRLGDGQPGMTATTTLRRESGNWVVLTPLVEDDDGRLIEKPDDPTKYANGVLGRLGHINTDRGQVKISFPTDSNRRAVPNMTNHVGWTSDPDDERQLIAEGMTFAVNEALDDYSAYRAREAIDNANENVLHNELLDVYAEENPTALQFDEPFRNPDAVEGFLRQFDAAMPYESNCAQREFVRQLNHSVGTVQGPPGTGKTAYASTPAILSRVATTPDDEPFIGVVSAHSNTAVDEVARAVGDATMRLAASGAGRDVTLIRVRASSAGLTDLPDNVHDLQYYEDSEELEELLAEPLSDGCEKVVVFATPVTLRNMVNTVAGQISADSNVSDLLKSGEAAIFDYALVDEASMMDLPLLFLVGAFLREGSQIQLVGDHRQMQPIHSHDWESEDRATIEEHTPAVSALDFIRFLRGETNRDLATVERKPPEWDDPDQVIPMERLTITYRLPPAMAEFETDLFYYRDGIELTSHAEARRIPDVRTSAMPAWLREALDPEPRVTLLLHDDQRFTKDSPVEAYLAKKLLSTLPVVAADPGERQCSAGVVVPFRLMRRRISDQEIGVPVDTVERYQGDEKDVMVLAMTAGNQGYVNGLAEFLLDANRFNVGASRMKRKLFIVASKSIFRAVAPDVDEYEDQKAWKQLYRRLGVADRPNPPTATLTKSQIGELDPGEEVTVEVYTGFRD; encoded by the coding sequence GTGCGAGACCCGGACGCAAAAGACGAAGTTGAAAAAGAGCTGCTCGCTGAATTCATCGATAAGTTGGAAGCGGCGATTGGTAGAGTTCGCCCCGACCTCTCGAATGAAGGACTCCGTTCAGAAGAGGGACTGTTCCACATGTACCCGTACAGCGAGCGACAGCGCGAATGGCTTGTCGATGCGACGAGGCGCCACGAAGGAGACCCCGTCGCGGATGCGGTTCGTACCCTGCTTGGGTACCGGCAAGATATCGACCAAGAGATTGTCAGCGTCCTTCGCGAGGAGTTCCGTGCGCGACACGCCTTTCGATATCCCGGGCTGGGGCTGTTCCAGACGGTCGCACAGTTCTACGACATTTCGAAGGAGCGAGATTTTGGCTGGGAGGACGTCCGAGACGAAACAGAGACGCCGCTGAAGCGCGTGTTCGATCTCGGGTTCTTCGAGGTAGCACTTCCAATCGAGGAGTTCGCGGACAGGGTTTTTCCGAACTCCGATAACGGTCTCGTTGTACCGCCGGATCGATTCCATGGGCACTATCCGGTTATCGAACGTCACCGCGATACGATGCCGCTGGAGTATCTCTACGCGGCCGAAGAGTTCGACGTACTCGATGAGGACTGGGCCAGCGACGAGGCTGCAGTCGCGGAAATTGTGCGATATCGCCACCACGAGGGAGATGATTCACCGCGTGTCTGCCTCTCAGACATCGAAGATCTTATCCACACCATCTGTAACGCTTTCGAGTACATCGAGCGGTGTATTCGGTACAAGAACGCCGGCGTTACCAAGGAACCAATTAATCTGGAATCGTTGACGGCAAACTCCCTGGGGGAGTCGGCCCTTCAGCGAACACTTGTCGAGTATCAACAACTCGAACATGGTTCAAAGCGACGCGCCTTGGAGTATCGGTACAGGCAGCCGCTGGCTGAACGGGTAGCTGCTGGGCAAACTATTCCGTTCGAGGTGACGAACCCGCCGGAAAACAGGGAGAATTTCGAGAAGAAAAACACCGTCGAAGGAGAAATCCTCCGAAGGTTGGGTGACGGCCAGCCCGGGATGACCGCGACCACGACGCTCCGTCGGGAGTCCGGCAACTGGGTCGTGTTGACGCCGCTAGTAGAAGACGACGATGGCCGACTCATCGAAAAACCGGATGACCCGACGAAGTACGCAAATGGAGTTCTCGGTCGGTTGGGCCATATCAATACTGATCGGGGCCAGGTGAAGATTTCCTTCCCGACGGACAGTAACCGACGAGCGGTGCCGAATATGACGAACCACGTCGGTTGGACGAGCGATCCCGACGATGAACGGCAGCTGATTGCCGAGGGAATGACGTTCGCCGTGAACGAGGCCCTTGATGACTACTCCGCTTACCGTGCTCGTGAAGCGATCGATAACGCGAATGAGAACGTTCTTCACAACGAACTACTCGACGTCTATGCGGAGGAAAATCCGACTGCCCTCCAGTTTGATGAGCCGTTTCGAAACCCGGATGCAGTGGAAGGATTCCTGAGGCAATTCGATGCGGCGATGCCGTACGAATCCAACTGCGCTCAGCGGGAGTTCGTCCGGCAGCTCAACCACTCGGTCGGTACCGTCCAGGGGCCGCCAGGAACTGGCAAGACGGCCTACGCATCTACACCAGCCATCCTCTCACGAGTAGCCACGACGCCGGACGACGAGCCTTTCATCGGAGTTGTCAGCGCCCACTCTAATACCGCGGTCGACGAAGTGGCGAGAGCGGTCGGCGACGCGACAATGCGACTCGCGGCTTCGGGGGCAGGGAGGGACGTTACGCTCATACGGGTGCGCGCATCTAGTGCAGGATTGACCGATCTCCCGGATAACGTTCACGACCTCCAATACTACGAGGATAGCGAGGAACTCGAAGAATTGCTAGCCGAACCACTCTCCGATGGGTGCGAAAAGGTCGTGGTGTTTGCGACGCCGGTTACCTTGCGGAACATGGTCAACACGGTTGCCGGCCAGATCAGCGCCGACTCGAATGTCTCCGATCTGTTGAAGTCCGGCGAGGCTGCAATCTTCGACTATGCGCTCGTCGACGAGGCGAGCATGATGGATCTGCCGCTGTTGTTCCTAGTCGGAGCGTTTCTGCGAGAAGGTAGCCAGATTCAGCTGGTCGGCGATCATCGACAGATGCAACCCATCCACTCACACGATTGGGAGTCCGAAGATCGTGCGACCATCGAGGAGCACACACCGGCTGTGTCGGCGCTCGACTTCATTCGATTCCTGCGTGGTGAGACCAACCGCGACCTCGCAACGGTCGAACGCAAACCGCCCGAGTGGGACGATCCGGACCAAGTGATTCCGATGGAGCGGCTAACTATCACATATCGACTGCCACCGGCGATGGCCGAGTTCGAGACCGACCTGTTCTACTACCGGGACGGAATCGAGCTGACTTCCCACGCGGAGGCCAGACGAATCCCGGATGTCCGGACCTCGGCGATGCCCGCGTGGCTCCGGGAAGCACTCGACCCCGAACCAAGAGTGACGCTGCTCCTCCACGACGATCAACGTTTCACAAAAGACAGCCCGGTTGAGGCCTATCTTGCCAAGAAGTTGCTTTCGACATTGCCCGTTGTAGCGGCCGATCCGGGGGAAAGGCAGTGTTCCGCCGGCGTCGTCGTTCCATTCCGACTCATGCGACGGCGCATCTCCGATCAGGAAATCGGCGTTCCGGTGGACACCGTGGAGCGATACCAGGGGGACGAAAAAGACGTAATGGTTCTCGCGATGACCGCAGGAAATCAAGGATATGTAAACGGTCTCGCGGAGTTTCTATTGGATGCGAACCGGTTCAACGTCGGCGCGAGCCGAATGAAACGGAAGCTGTTCATCGTCGCGTCGAAGTCGATCTTCCGCGCCGTCGCTCCAGACGTTGACGAATACGAAGATCAGAAAGCGTGGAAGCAACTGTACAGGCGTCTCGGTGTCGCCGACAGACCCAATCCGCCCACAGCGACCCTGACCAAGTCACAAATTGGGGAACTCGACCCCGGTGAAGAGGTCACCGTGGAGGTGTATACAGGATTTCGGGATTAA